Proteins encoded within one genomic window of Paenarthrobacter sp. JL.01a:
- a CDS encoding aldo/keto reductase → MELAPLIELNDHHKIPQIGLGTWPLNDAEVADAVAEAVSCGYRHIDTAVKYGNEKGVGNGIRAAAVDRSELFITTKLDGEFQGAGRAVEGLDGSLERLGLEYVNLLLIHWPLPRRGEFISTWKTFEELQASGKVRSIGVSNFKPAHLDQLFHETNVVPAVNQIQVSPSIPRPAARAYNERHGIVTESYSPLGASSDLLNAPVLASIGEKYGKTPGQVVLRWHVQQGLVAIPKTANPQRMKENLDVFDFDLDQDDLSKLQTLDAGPDAGVDSDVQGH, encoded by the coding sequence ATGGAACTTGCCCCGCTTATCGAACTCAACGATCACCACAAGATCCCGCAAATCGGCCTTGGGACCTGGCCACTGAATGATGCGGAAGTTGCCGATGCCGTCGCGGAAGCTGTTTCCTGCGGCTACCGGCACATTGATACCGCGGTGAAGTACGGCAACGAAAAGGGCGTGGGCAACGGGATCAGGGCGGCCGCAGTGGACCGTTCGGAGCTCTTCATCACCACCAAGCTCGACGGCGAATTCCAAGGTGCAGGCAGGGCGGTGGAAGGCTTGGACGGTTCGTTGGAGCGCCTGGGCCTGGAATACGTTAACTTGCTCCTCATCCACTGGCCCCTGCCCCGCCGGGGTGAGTTCATCTCCACGTGGAAAACCTTTGAGGAGCTCCAGGCATCGGGCAAGGTGCGCTCCATTGGAGTGTCCAACTTCAAACCGGCTCACTTGGACCAGTTGTTCCACGAAACCAATGTTGTTCCCGCTGTCAACCAAATCCAGGTCAGCCCTTCGATCCCCCGTCCCGCTGCACGGGCTTACAACGAGCGGCACGGCATTGTCACCGAGTCCTACAGTCCGTTGGGGGCCAGCAGCGACTTGCTGAACGCCCCGGTGCTGGCTTCCATTGGGGAAAAGTACGGAAAAACTCCGGGCCAAGTGGTGCTCCGCTGGCACGTGCAGCAGGGACTTGTCGCCATTCCCAAAACTGCGAATCCCCAGCGCATGAAGGAGAACCTGGACGTCTTCGACTTCGACCTGGACCAGGACGACCTCAGCAAACTGCAAACCCTCGACGCCGGCCCTGACGCAGGCGTCGACTCGGATGTTCAGGGACACTAG
- a CDS encoding urease subunit beta — translation MIPGEYRLRPGSITCNSGREAIAVEVVNRGDRPVQIGSHYHFAEANRALEFDREAAYGRRLDIPAGTAARFEPGDRKTVQLIELAGSREVFGLSNAVNGKLDGGTGLGGSAQEGDAQ, via the coding sequence ATGATCCCCGGTGAATACAGGCTCCGGCCAGGTTCCATCACCTGCAACAGCGGACGCGAGGCGATCGCCGTCGAGGTCGTAAACCGCGGCGACCGTCCCGTGCAGATCGGCTCGCACTACCACTTCGCCGAAGCGAACCGTGCCCTGGAGTTCGACCGTGAAGCCGCCTACGGCCGCCGCCTGGACATCCCGGCGGGCACAGCCGCGCGCTTTGAACCAGGGGACAGGAAGACGGTCCAACTGATTGAGCTTGCGGGGTCCCGCGAAGTCTTCGGCCTCAGCAATGCTGTCAACGGAAAGCTCGACGGCGGCACCGGCCTTGGCGGTTCTGCCCAGGAAGGGGACGCGCAATGA
- a CDS encoding RNA polymerase sigma factor has product MLSERELAFIAIHKDSYPSVFKFVRRRVESADIAEEIAADVFRVVWQKWTDESTPELPYLLTVARNLVGNAYRSRDRRLALQEKLRTTAVQRFGDDSENVVVQDALMRMREQDREILQLAYWDGLGTAEISGVLQCSESAAKVRLHRARTAFRKQMPAAEFTTQKLGA; this is encoded by the coding sequence GTGCTTTCCGAGCGCGAATTGGCGTTCATCGCCATTCATAAAGACAGCTATCCGTCCGTCTTCAAGTTTGTTCGCCGACGCGTGGAATCGGCGGATATAGCCGAGGAGATCGCCGCGGACGTTTTCCGCGTCGTCTGGCAGAAGTGGACGGACGAGTCCACCCCGGAACTTCCATACCTTCTGACAGTCGCCCGCAACCTGGTGGGGAACGCGTACCGGAGCCGCGACAGGCGACTCGCCCTGCAGGAAAAGCTCCGGACGACGGCGGTCCAGCGCTTTGGGGATGACTCCGAGAACGTCGTGGTTCAGGACGCTTTGATGCGGATGCGCGAACAGGACCGCGAAATCCTGCAGCTCGCCTATTGGGACGGTTTGGGCACGGCCGAAATTTCCGGAGTCCTCCAGTGCAGCGAATCAGCGGCGAAAGTCCGCTTGCACCGCGCACGTACGGCCTTCCGCAAACAGATGCCGGCGGCCGAATTTACTACACAGAAGTTGGGGGCCTGA
- the ureG gene encoding urease accessory protein UreG produces the protein MSEPIKIGIGGPVGAGKTQLVERITRHMSRDISMAAITNDIYTIEDAKILAANGILPEDRIIGVETGGCPHTAIREDTSMNTAAIEELKARHPDLQVIFVESGGDNLSATFSPELVDFSIYIIDVAQGEKIPRKAGQGMIKSDLFIINKTDLAPHVGADLSIMERDSKEFRGDKPFCFTNLKTDEGLEDVLNWIRRDVLMLDLAS, from the coding sequence ATGTCTGAACCCATCAAAATCGGCATCGGCGGACCCGTTGGAGCAGGAAAGACCCAGCTCGTGGAGCGGATCACCCGGCACATGAGCCGTGACATCTCAATGGCCGCCATCACTAACGACATCTACACCATCGAAGACGCAAAAATCCTCGCCGCCAACGGCATCCTGCCCGAGGACCGGATCATCGGCGTCGAAACGGGCGGCTGCCCCCACACTGCCATCCGCGAAGACACCTCCATGAACACTGCGGCCATCGAAGAGTTGAAAGCCCGGCATCCCGATCTGCAGGTCATCTTCGTTGAATCCGGTGGCGACAATCTTTCAGCCACTTTCAGCCCGGAACTGGTGGACTTCTCCATCTACATCATCGACGTCGCCCAAGGGGAAAAGATCCCCCGCAAGGCCGGGCAGGGCATGATCAAGTCCGACCTCTTCATCATCAACAAGACCGACCTGGCGCCCCACGTCGGTGCGGACCTGTCCATCATGGAACGGGACTCCAAGGAGTTCCGCGGTGATAAGCCGTTCTGCTTCACCAACCTCAAGACGGACGAGGGGTTGGAAGACGTCCTCAACTGGATCCGGCGGGATGTCCTGATGCTCGACTTGGCCTCGTGA
- a CDS encoding urease accessory protein UreD: protein MSLVATAARGELRLRIAQRSGRSVASRQFHEGALRVLRPHYLDDSGQVCYVMVNPGGAYLGADLFLIDVEVEDGADLLLTTQSATKVYRTPGSFAEQRMSLRLGEGSRLELVPDQLIAYREASYRQNSHISLHPTSCFVMAEVITPGWSPDGAAFRFEEVRLRNEIRVEDENVTQLLALDNLLIRPPLNDVTGLGFMEGFSHLGSLVVVDPRVDQGLADQLHELTRGFEAYTGVSLTATIAGTTGLVLRSLSNSTEELNTLLGACTNFLRGRWYGQEPLNLRKY, encoded by the coding sequence GTGAGTCTGGTTGCGACGGCGGCGAGGGGTGAACTCCGGTTGCGTATCGCCCAAAGATCCGGAAGGTCTGTGGCTTCGCGGCAGTTTCATGAGGGGGCCTTGCGGGTATTGAGGCCGCACTATCTCGATGACTCCGGGCAGGTTTGTTATGTCATGGTCAATCCGGGTGGGGCGTATCTGGGGGCGGATTTGTTCCTCATCGATGTGGAGGTTGAGGACGGGGCCGACCTGCTCCTCACTACACAGTCGGCCACCAAGGTGTATCGGACGCCCGGGTCCTTTGCCGAGCAGCGGATGAGCCTGCGGCTGGGGGAGGGCTCCAGGTTGGAGTTGGTGCCCGACCAGTTGATCGCCTACAGGGAGGCGAGCTACCGGCAGAATTCTCACATCAGTCTCCACCCGACGTCGTGCTTCGTGATGGCCGAAGTCATCACGCCCGGCTGGTCGCCCGACGGTGCGGCGTTCCGCTTTGAGGAAGTGCGGCTCAGGAACGAGATCCGGGTCGAGGACGAAAACGTCACGCAGCTGCTGGCGCTGGACAACCTCCTGATCCGGCCTCCCCTCAACGATGTGACGGGGCTGGGGTTCATGGAGGGCTTCAGCCATCTGGGGTCGCTGGTGGTGGTGGATCCACGGGTGGACCAAGGGCTCGCTGACCAGTTGCATGAACTGACCCGCGGATTTGAGGCGTACACCGGAGTTTCTTTGACCGCGACTATTGCCGGAACCACCGGGCTTGTGCTGCGATCGTTGTCGAACAGCACCGAAGAACTCAACACACTGCTGGGTGCCTGCACCAACTTCCTTCGCGGACGCTGGTACGGGCAGGAGCCCCTGAACCTGAGGAAATACTGA
- the ureC gene encoding urease subunit alpha — protein sequence MSFDIPRRQYSELYGPTTGDAIRLADTELFLEIEKDYTVHGEEVVFGGGKVIRDGMGQNGQLTRAEDIPDTVITNVVVLDYTGIYKADIALKDGHIFKIGKAGNPQIADGVDIIIGTSTEIIAGERKILTAGGIDTHIHFISPEQVPAALCNGVTTMVGGGTGPAEGTKATTITPGAWHISRMLLAAEGLPVNIGLFGKGHASAVEPLAEQIRAGAVGLKVHEDWGSTTSSIDMSLRVADEYDVQVAIHTDTLNECGFVEDTIRAIDGRVIHTFHTEGAGGGHAPDIIEIAGLPNVLPASTNPTLPYTKNTIEEHLDMLMVCHHLNPDIPEDVAFADSRIRAETIAAEDVLHDLGIFAITSSDSQAMGRVGEVVTRTWQVADAMKRQRGVLQDPSGAEHGSPDSDNFRLKRYVAKYTINPAIAQGMADVIGSVEEGKFADLVLWDPAFFGVKPELVIKGGQIAYALMGDSNASIPTPQPRTMRPMFATYGKALQQTSITFLSKAAIDAGVPAELGLERVIKPVAGIRDLTKADLKFNGETPDIAVDPETYKVTVDGEEVTSQPSDVLPMAQRYFLF from the coding sequence ATGAGCTTTGACATCCCACGCAGGCAATACTCCGAGCTCTACGGGCCGACTACCGGTGACGCCATCCGCCTGGCGGACACAGAGCTGTTCCTTGAGATCGAGAAGGACTACACGGTCCACGGCGAGGAAGTGGTCTTCGGCGGGGGCAAAGTCATCCGCGACGGCATGGGCCAGAACGGCCAGCTGACCCGCGCGGAGGACATCCCGGATACGGTCATCACCAACGTTGTGGTCCTGGACTACACCGGGATCTACAAGGCCGACATTGCCCTGAAAGACGGGCACATCTTCAAGATCGGCAAGGCCGGAAATCCGCAGATCGCCGATGGCGTGGACATAATCATCGGCACCAGCACCGAGATCATCGCCGGTGAACGGAAGATCCTCACAGCCGGGGGCATCGACACCCACATCCACTTCATTTCCCCCGAGCAGGTGCCGGCCGCATTGTGCAACGGTGTCACCACCATGGTGGGCGGCGGCACCGGACCTGCCGAGGGCACCAAGGCCACCACCATCACGCCCGGCGCGTGGCACATCTCCAGGATGCTGCTCGCTGCTGAGGGACTGCCCGTGAACATCGGCCTGTTCGGAAAGGGCCATGCGTCCGCCGTCGAGCCCCTCGCTGAGCAGATCCGCGCTGGTGCGGTAGGGCTGAAAGTCCATGAGGACTGGGGCTCAACCACATCCTCGATTGACATGTCCCTACGCGTGGCGGACGAATACGACGTCCAGGTGGCCATCCACACAGACACCCTCAATGAGTGCGGCTTCGTGGAGGACACCATCCGGGCCATCGACGGCCGGGTCATCCACACCTTCCACACCGAAGGTGCCGGCGGCGGCCACGCCCCGGACATCATCGAGATCGCCGGCCTGCCGAACGTCCTCCCTGCCTCCACCAACCCCACGCTGCCCTACACGAAGAACACCATTGAAGAGCACCTGGACATGCTCATGGTGTGCCACCACCTCAACCCGGACATCCCGGAAGACGTGGCATTCGCCGATTCCCGGATCCGTGCCGAAACCATCGCCGCCGAAGACGTCCTGCACGACCTCGGTATCTTCGCCATCACGTCCTCGGACTCCCAGGCCATGGGGCGGGTAGGCGAAGTCGTGACCCGGACCTGGCAGGTAGCCGACGCCATGAAACGCCAGCGTGGCGTGTTGCAGGACCCCTCGGGAGCGGAGCATGGCTCGCCGGACTCGGACAACTTCCGGCTCAAGCGGTACGTGGCCAAATACACCATCAACCCTGCCATCGCCCAAGGTATGGCTGACGTGATCGGCTCCGTGGAAGAAGGCAAATTCGCGGACCTCGTGTTGTGGGATCCCGCGTTTTTCGGCGTGAAACCCGAACTCGTCATCAAGGGTGGACAGATCGCCTACGCCCTGATGGGGGACTCCAACGCTTCCATCCCCACGCCGCAACCGCGCACCATGCGGCCCATGTTCGCCACCTACGGGAAGGCGCTCCAGCAGACGTCCATCACCTTCCTCTCCAAGGCAGCCATCGACGCCGGTGTTCCAGCCGAGCTCGGCCTCGAACGCGTGATCAAACCTGTAGCCGGCATCCGCGACCTCACCAAAGCGGACCTCAAATTCAACGGTGAGACGCCGGACATCGCCGTCGACCCCGAAACCTACAAGGTGACGGTCGACGGCGAAGAAGTCACCTCCCAGCCGTCCGACGTGTTGCCCATGGCGCAGCGCTACTTCCTGTTTTAG
- a CDS encoding urease subunit gamma, which yields MHLLPREQEKLMIVVAADLARRRQGRGLKLNYPEAVAIISYELIEGARDGKTVAELMSYGTTLLSREDVMEGVPEMIHDVQIEATFPDGTKLVTVHNPIR from the coding sequence GTGCACTTATTGCCGCGTGAGCAGGAGAAACTCATGATCGTGGTGGCCGCGGACCTCGCACGGCGCCGCCAGGGCCGCGGGCTCAAGTTGAACTACCCCGAAGCCGTAGCCATCATCAGCTACGAGCTCATCGAGGGTGCCCGCGACGGCAAGACCGTGGCGGAACTTATGAGTTACGGAACCACGCTGCTCAGCCGCGAAGACGTGATGGAGGGCGTTCCGGAGATGATCCACGATGTCCAGATCGAGGCCACGTTCCCTGACGGCACCAAGCTCGTCACCGTCCACAACCCCATCCGTTAG
- a CDS encoding NAD-dependent epimerase/dehydratase family protein — translation MSSLLPDSLGKAADTVSPRNILFIGGTGVISAAAAERAVALGHRLTILNRGRSAGRPVPEGAEVLHADIRDPQAVREVLQGREYDAVADFISFTPAHARAGLEMFRGRTGQYVFISSASAYQKPPTTLPIRESTPLKNPFWKYSQDKIACEELLFEAYREVDFPLTVVRPSHTYDRTKIAMVGGWTDIHRMRAGMPVMVHGDGTSLWTLTHSRDFAKAFVGLLGRPQAVGESYTITSDEFLPWNQIYRLFARAAGVEEPELFHVSSDTIARHSPELGPNLLGDRSHSVVFDNSKIKALVPDYQATIPFADGAREIVEWHDRHPELQVVGGDYMELSDRLFDWSRR, via the coding sequence GTGAGCAGCCTTCTCCCGGACAGCCTCGGCAAAGCGGCGGACACCGTTTCGCCGCGGAACATCCTGTTCATCGGCGGGACCGGGGTCATCAGCGCGGCGGCGGCCGAACGCGCCGTCGCTCTGGGACACCGGCTGACCATCCTCAACAGGGGACGGTCAGCCGGGCGGCCGGTGCCCGAGGGAGCCGAAGTCCTGCACGCGGACATCCGCGATCCCCAGGCCGTGCGTGAGGTACTTCAGGGAAGGGAGTACGACGCCGTAGCGGACTTCATCTCGTTCACCCCGGCTCACGCCCGGGCCGGGTTGGAAATGTTCCGCGGCCGGACAGGTCAGTACGTCTTCATCAGTTCCGCTTCGGCGTACCAAAAGCCGCCCACCACCCTTCCCATCCGTGAGTCCACACCGCTGAAGAACCCCTTCTGGAAGTACTCGCAGGACAAGATCGCCTGCGAGGAACTGCTGTTCGAGGCCTACCGTGAAGTGGATTTTCCGTTGACGGTGGTGCGGCCTTCCCACACCTATGACCGGACCAAGATTGCCATGGTGGGCGGGTGGACTGATATCCACAGGATGCGCGCCGGGATGCCGGTCATGGTGCACGGAGACGGGACCTCTCTTTGGACCCTGACGCACAGCCGTGATTTCGCTAAGGCCTTTGTTGGACTTCTTGGCCGCCCTCAGGCCGTGGGCGAGAGCTACACCATTACCTCGGACGAGTTCCTGCCGTGGAACCAGATCTACCGGCTGTTCGCCCGGGCGGCCGGCGTGGAGGAGCCGGAACTGTTCCACGTTTCCTCGGACACCATCGCCCGGCATAGCCCGGAGCTCGGTCCAAACCTGCTGGGCGACCGTTCGCATTCGGTGGTGTTCGACAACTCCAAGATCAAAGCCCTCGTTCCCGATTACCAGGCCACGATCCCGTTCGCGGATGGGGCCAGGGAAATCGTTGAGTGGCATGACCGGCATCCCGAACTGCAGGTGGTGGGCGGGGACTATATGGAGCTGAGCGACAGGCTCTTTGATTGGTCACGGCGGTAG
- a CDS encoding flavin reductase family protein, translating into MTHHNPLPSPAVGELFRAAFRAHPAGVAIVTASGPEGPVGLTASSVASVAVDPPTLAFSVTGGRSASVVAAAESIVVHLVGAGQLGLARTFADPTAPRFTEDMDWQWLPTGEPLLPEAQWALRCTIIHRAPLGGSVLLAATVEDIRAADGDSAPLVYHDRAFHTLLESVPA; encoded by the coding sequence ATGACCCACCACAATCCCCTGCCTTCCCCGGCCGTCGGCGAGCTCTTCAGGGCCGCCTTCCGTGCACACCCGGCGGGAGTCGCGATCGTCACTGCCTCAGGACCGGAGGGACCGGTGGGACTCACTGCTTCCTCGGTGGCCTCGGTGGCCGTGGATCCACCAACCCTTGCGTTCTCAGTAACAGGCGGCCGTTCGGCGTCGGTCGTTGCAGCGGCGGAGTCGATCGTGGTGCATCTCGTCGGGGCGGGGCAGCTCGGACTGGCCCGTACCTTTGCGGACCCCACAGCTCCCCGCTTCACGGAAGACATGGATTGGCAGTGGCTGCCCACCGGCGAACCCCTTCTCCCGGAGGCCCAGTGGGCGCTGCGGTGCACCATCATTCACCGCGCGCCGCTGGGAGGCTCGGTGCTGCTCGCGGCCACGGTTGAGGACATCCGGGCAGCAGATGGCGACTCAGCCCCGCTGGTGTACCACGACCGGGCGTTCCACACCCTGCTTGAGAGCGTGCCGGCTTAG
- a CDS encoding urease accessory protein UreF, with amino-acid sequence MSAGYQLALQQLTDSALPTGAFAHSLGFEGYIERGLVRDEGSFGVWLSAFVGQQLTYSDGLALRFLYDGVDVGLLDSVLSGQLLAREVREASVKMGGRLLEIGGEVFPSMELDGYRGLVREGVASGHQPLAFGVIARSLGVPFEEALGAYLFATVTSLTQNAVRAIPLGQNAGQRVLRQAHDAVAAAIQDVAQLCWDDFGAVSPGLEISQMRHERQRARMFMS; translated from the coding sequence TTGAGCGCCGGATATCAGCTTGCTCTTCAACAGTTGACTGATTCGGCTTTGCCTACGGGGGCGTTTGCTCATTCTTTGGGGTTTGAGGGCTATATCGAGCGTGGGCTTGTTCGGGATGAGGGGTCGTTTGGGGTTTGGCTGTCCGCTTTTGTGGGGCAGCAATTGACGTATTCCGATGGGTTGGCTCTGCGCTTTCTTTATGACGGGGTGGATGTTGGGTTGTTGGATTCTGTTCTTTCGGGGCAGCTGTTGGCCCGGGAGGTGCGGGAGGCTTCCGTGAAGATGGGCGGACGACTGCTTGAAATTGGTGGGGAGGTGTTCCCGTCGATGGAGTTGGATGGCTACCGGGGGTTGGTTCGTGAGGGGGTGGCTTCCGGGCATCAACCCTTGGCTTTCGGGGTCATTGCGCGGTCGCTCGGGGTTCCCTTCGAGGAGGCACTTGGCGCCTATCTGTTCGCCACGGTTACTTCGCTGACGCAGAATGCCGTTCGCGCCATACCGCTGGGGCAGAACGCGGGGCAGCGGGTACTACGCCAGGCGCACGACGCCGTTGCTGCCGCCATCCAGGATGTAGCACAGCTGTGCTGGGACGACTTCGGGGCGGTCAGCCCTGGACTGGAAATTTCACAAATGCGGCACGAGAGGCAACGCGCCCGCATGTTCATGAGCTAA
- the ureE gene encoding urease accessory protein UreE — translation MIIEKILGNLHEQPGDFTGHHKEKVVLPSALLVKRIQRVTTDHGKELGIRLPSGSGDLRDGDILAADEHNVIVISVLPTDVLVIAPRSIHEMGVVAHSLGNRHLQAQFFGSDSEYGAQVMVCQYDHTVEDYLKSVGVPYDRQERVMPVPFRHAEHSH, via the coding sequence ATGATCATCGAAAAAATCCTGGGCAACCTGCACGAGCAACCCGGGGACTTCACCGGCCACCACAAGGAAAAAGTGGTGCTTCCCAGTGCGCTGCTGGTCAAGCGGATCCAGCGCGTCACCACGGACCACGGCAAGGAACTCGGCATCCGCCTCCCCAGTGGTTCCGGGGACCTTCGCGACGGCGACATCCTGGCCGCGGACGAGCACAACGTCATCGTCATCTCCGTGCTGCCCACCGACGTCTTGGTGATCGCGCCGCGAAGCATCCACGAAATGGGCGTCGTGGCGCATTCACTCGGCAACCGTCATCTGCAGGCGCAATTCTTCGGCTCCGATTCCGAGTACGGGGCCCAGGTCATGGTGTGCCAGTACGATCACACGGTCGAGGACTACCTGAAGAGCGTCGGCGTCCCCTACGACAGGCAAGAACGGGTCATGCCGGTGCCGTTCCGCCATGCTGAGCACTCGCACTAA
- a CDS encoding HoxN/HupN/NixA family nickel/cobalt transporter: MTALTEFATMYRERDALSLRTRMLFTFGAVAALHLAAVVLLLAGGAGGAQPLALGLVVTAYVAGIKHSYDWDHIAAIDNSTRKFVAQRKDPVSVGFAFSLGHSSVVILAGLLVVAGATLIGQFMEDGTTGNMVLGLIGSGVSGLFLLAMGLFNGSAFIRATQVYRKVQAGGELRPEDLEAKGFVARLLAKPLSKVERPRNIYVIGFLFGLGFDTATTIGLLVITTTASLAGVSPLALMALPLAFTAAMTLCDSINGVAMMKMYKSAIHNPRRKLGFNAVITGISAVSALFISVITLGGFLNAAFGLNDPLTTWLGGIDLGDAGLILVALFVIVWGVSAWRGRALRRSA; the protein is encoded by the coding sequence ATGACTGCGTTGACCGAGTTCGCCACGATGTACCGCGAACGGGACGCTCTGTCCCTCCGGACGCGCATGCTGTTCACCTTCGGTGCCGTCGCCGCATTGCATCTTGCCGCCGTCGTGCTTTTGCTTGCGGGAGGCGCGGGAGGCGCTCAACCGCTGGCGCTCGGGCTGGTGGTCACCGCTTACGTTGCGGGCATCAAGCACAGCTACGACTGGGACCACATCGCGGCCATCGACAACTCGACGCGCAAGTTCGTAGCCCAGCGGAAGGACCCGGTGAGCGTTGGGTTCGCATTCAGCCTGGGGCACAGTTCCGTGGTGATCCTGGCTGGTCTGCTGGTGGTTGCCGGTGCCACGCTGATTGGGCAGTTCATGGAGGACGGCACCACCGGCAATATGGTGCTGGGCCTGATCGGCAGTGGGGTGTCCGGGCTCTTCCTGTTGGCGATGGGCCTGTTCAACGGCTCGGCGTTCATCCGTGCCACGCAGGTTTACCGGAAGGTGCAGGCCGGCGGTGAGTTGCGCCCCGAGGATCTGGAGGCCAAAGGTTTCGTGGCGCGGCTGCTGGCGAAACCCCTGTCCAAAGTGGAGCGGCCCAGGAACATCTACGTGATCGGTTTCCTGTTCGGCCTGGGGTTCGATACCGCCACCACCATCGGGCTGCTGGTCATCACCACGACGGCGTCACTCGCCGGCGTTTCGCCGCTCGCCCTGATGGCCCTGCCGCTGGCGTTCACGGCAGCCATGACCCTGTGCGACTCCATCAACGGGGTTGCGATGATGAAAATGTACAAATCCGCCATTCACAATCCCCGACGGAAACTCGGCTTCAACGCCGTCATTACAGGCATCTCGGCAGTTTCGGCACTGTTTATTTCCGTGATTACGCTGGGTGGCTTCCTCAACGCCGCTTTCGGACTGAATGATCCTCTGACAACCTGGCTCGGCGGAATCGACTTGGGCGATGCCGGTTTGATCCTCGTGGCATTGTTCGTGATCGTGTGGGGTGTGTCTGCCTGGCGCGGACGGGCGCTGCGGCGATCCGCGTAG
- a CDS encoding lactonase family protein, translating into METLIWTGSYTADRNAKGEGIAALSADSEGNLTSLGLAIAADSPSFLAAHPTLPVLYAVAEEAGQVQAYRRTGDAELEAFGEPWPTGEATCHVAADPQGRFLVATCWGDGQVILFELDDDGAITSRASAAAAVDPHAGTSPDARPSRAHSSLMLPDGRVMTTDLGNDLVRVWQYVPGEGLQADHQLVLPMGSGPRHMARHNSGTVFVDTEYSVEVAAVRMEPDGTYELASVVPASSAGAKDGDAGAEIALSPDGRFAYVGVRGTNRICVLEVSPDGSGLEPVGDVPCGGEWPRHHLVREGWLYVANEGSDDVVSLRLDPETGLPDGPVGRVETGAPSMLLVAG; encoded by the coding sequence ATGGAAACTCTTATCTGGACCGGTTCCTACACCGCTGACCGGAACGCGAAGGGTGAGGGAATCGCTGCCCTCTCCGCCGACTCAGAAGGAAACCTCACTTCACTCGGACTGGCCATTGCCGCCGACTCGCCGTCGTTCCTCGCGGCGCACCCAACACTTCCGGTGCTGTACGCGGTGGCAGAAGAAGCGGGCCAAGTACAGGCGTACCGCCGGACGGGCGACGCCGAGCTGGAAGCCTTTGGCGAGCCATGGCCCACCGGAGAAGCGACCTGCCATGTCGCGGCGGATCCCCAGGGCCGCTTTCTCGTAGCCACCTGTTGGGGCGACGGCCAGGTCATCCTTTTTGAACTGGACGACGACGGCGCCATCACCTCGCGCGCGAGTGCGGCAGCCGCCGTCGACCCCCATGCCGGGACATCTCCGGACGCCAGGCCCAGCCGGGCGCATTCGAGCCTGATGCTTCCTGACGGCCGGGTGATGACGACGGACTTGGGCAATGACCTGGTGCGGGTGTGGCAGTACGTGCCCGGTGAGGGTTTGCAGGCAGATCACCAGCTGGTCCTGCCGATGGGTTCGGGGCCACGGCATATGGCCCGGCACAACAGCGGAACGGTCTTCGTGGACACCGAGTACTCCGTGGAAGTTGCAGCGGTGCGGATGGAACCTGACGGCACGTACGAACTGGCCTCGGTGGTGCCCGCGAGCAGCGCCGGTGCAAAAGATGGCGACGCCGGTGCGGAGATCGCGCTGTCCCCGGACGGTCGCTTCGCCTATGTGGGCGTGCGGGGTACCAACCGTATTTGCGTTCTGGAAGTTTCCCCCGACGGCTCCGGTCTCGAACCCGTTGGCGACGTGCCCTGCGGCGGCGAGTGGCCGCGCCACCACCTGGTCCGCGAGGGCTGGCTGTACGTCGCCAACGAAGGCTCGGACGACGTCGTAAGCCTCCGCCTGGACCCGGAGACCGGACTCCCCGACGGACCCGTGGGCCGCGTGGAAACAGGTGCGCCCAGCATGTTGCTCGTCGCCGGTTAA